The Streptomyces cathayae DNA segment GGCCGGTCCGGTCCGCATGGACGTCGACCGGCACGTGGTCACCGTGAGCGGTACCAAGGTCGACCTGCCGCTCAAGGAGTTCGACCTGCTGGAGATGCTGCTGCGCAACGCCGGGCGCGTGCTGACCCGGATGCAGCTCATCGACCGGGTCTGGGGCGCCGACTACGTGGGCGACACCAAGACCCTCGACGTCCACGTCAAGCGGCTGCGCGCCAAGATCGAGCCGGACCCGGGCGCACCGCGCTACCTGGTGACGGTCCGGGGGCTGGGCTACAAGTTCGAGCCCTGAGACCTCGGCCGGGCCACGGGCGGCCGTGGCCCGGCACCCGTGGCCGGCGTTTTCTTCGGTACGACGGTGGGCGGGATCCCTGCGCAGGGATCCCGCCCACCGTCGTGTGCGGCTGTGCCGCCGTTGTTCAGCTGCCGGCCGACTGGCTGGCCGAGGCCGCGTCGGACGGGGTGCCCGCCGGCTCCGAGGTCGCGGAGTCGTCCGGCGTGCCCGAGGCGTCGTCGGCGGGTGCGTCGGACGACTCCGCCGACGGTTGTGCCGGGGCGCCGGGCGCGGCAGGGATCTCGCTCGGGCCCCACTCGCTGAAGAAGGCCTCGGCCGGGTGGACGAACGCGCGCAGGCTCACGTCACCGGTCTTGCTGAAGGTGAACGTGACCGGCTGCGCGTTGCCGTCCTGGACGGCCTCACGGCTGCTGGGCAGGACGGCGGAGGCGTTGCCCGGGCCGCCGATGATGAGCGAGCCGCCGGCCGGGACGGTCAGGCTGCCGCCCTCGGCGGGGGTGAGCGCGACGGTCTTGCCGGTGCCGGGGAGAGTGATCGACTCCAGCGTCTGGTCGGTGCGGCCCTCGTTGAACAGGGTCGCGGCGACGACCGCCGGGCCCGTGGACTCGCGGTCCGGCTGGGTGACGACGATGGCGTTCTGGACCTTGATGTCGCCCACGGACGTCGCGGCGTTGTCCGGCTGGATCTGGAGGGACTGGGCGTTGTTGCCAGACGTGCACGCGGAGAGCGAGGCGACTGAGAACGCGATGGCGGCGGCGGCGATGGCACCGCGTCGAAGGCTGCTGCTCACGACGGCGGCAACTCCTTGACTCGAGCGAGCGGCGGCGACCGGTCGGCCGCCTTTAAGTGTCTGTCAGCGGCCTCAGGCTATCGAGCCGTTCCCGCGGACCCGCACCCGACCCTCCCTGTGAGGCCCGTGTTCCCCCGGGA contains these protein-coding regions:
- a CDS encoding DUF461 domain-containing protein, with product MSSSLRRGAIAAAAIAFSVASLSACTSGNNAQSLQIQPDNAATSVGDIKVQNAIVVTQPDRESTGPAVVAATLFNEGRTDQTLESITLPGTGKTVALTPAEGGSLTVPAGGSLIIGGPGNASAVLPSSREAVQDGNAQPVTFTFSKTGDVSLRAFVHPAEAFFSEWGPSEIPAAPGAPAQPSAESSDAPADDASGTPDDSATSEPAGTPSDAASASQSAGS